The Aedes albopictus strain Foshan chromosome 1, AalbF5, whole genome shotgun sequence genomic interval GTTCGTCGGGTGGAGGCACCAAAGCCTGAGAGACTGGATTCGTTGATCAACTTTGGGCTGACACGGTGCAGCAGCTATGCGACCACTTGGCGGCTGCAAAATTAAAGGGTCATCTGTCGAATCCCACCTTGCTAGGGGAATTAGTGGAAAAGTTGCCAGCCTCAATTAAGATGGAGTGGGCCAGGTTCAAAAGGGCGTATAGTGAACCAACGCTTCAGCACTTCGGCATGTTTATGGAGGAGATAGTTGACGACGCCAGTGAAGTTACGATCGCCACTCAACAGAAATCATGCGGTGGGAGAGTCGACAAAGACAAACCGAAGGAAAGAGGTCATGTATATTCCCATGAAGACACGTCGGGAGTGCAGAACCACGTACCAGAGAGACAACCTTGCCCGATCTGCGGAAAAACAGATCATCGAGTAAGAAACTGTGAACGATTCCAGCAGCTAGGAGTCGAAGCTCGTCTAAAGGCCGTAGAACGATGCAAGTTGTGTGAAGTTTGCTTGTTCGATCACGGGCAATGGAGGTGTCGTTCGAGAATCCGATGTAACGTTGCCCAATGCCGGGCTCGTCATAACCCACTACTGCATCGCCCAACGCAAGAACCACGTCAGCGTCAGCTCCGAGCTTCGGAGTGTAATACGCACGAGCGAACGCAAAGATCGGTCCTTTTCAGGATCATTCCTGTTACACTTTTCAACGGAAATACGAAATGTGAAACATTCGCGTTTTTGGATGAGGGATCCTCGCTGACCCTTATCGAAACTAGCTTGGCGCGTCAGCTTGGTGTCACAGGTGTTCCAGAGCCCTTGGAATTGCGTTGGACTGCGAGCGTGATGCGAAACGAGAAGGATTCAAAGCGTGTGGACCTGGAGATATCCGGAAAAGGTCTGCCGAGACGCTTCGTCTTGAAAAACGCTCACACTGTCGAAGAATTGAATCTACCCAACCAGAGCCTGATGCTTGGCGTACTATCGGAAAGGTTCGCACATCTCCGGAATCTCCCCATATCGTCGTACTCTGAAGCCACTCCGAGGATCCTTCTAGGACTAGAGAACCTCAGTCTTTTTGCGCCGCTGGATAGCTGCGTGGGCCGACCGGGAGAACCAATTGCCGTGAAGTCTCTGCTAGGTTGGTCTATCTATGGACCTGACGGAAATGGACACTCGAAAAAAGGCTTTCTAAACGTACACCAATGCAATTGCGACTCCGACCGAGAACTAAACGACCTTGTCCGGCAGCAGTTtatactggaggaatcgctaACCAGGCAAACACCGATACTTGAGTCCGCTGAAGAAAAGAGAGCCCGTGACATACTGGAAAGCACTACAAAGTTTGTGGATGGACGGTATGAAACTGCTCTGCTTTGGAAAACCGATGACGTCGAGGTGCCGGATAGCCTTCCCATGGCGATGAAGCGACTGAAAAGTTTCGAGGCTCAATTAGCCAAAAATTCGAGTCTACGGGACAGCGTGAACCAGCAAATCATCGATTATATACAGAAGGGCTATATTCACAAGGCCACGGAAGCAGAACTGGTCGAGATCAGCAGCAGACAAGTGTGGTACTTACCGCTGGGCTTGGTGACGCATCCAAAGAAGCAGAAAAAACGACTGGTTTGGGACGGTAGGGCGCAGGTGAACGGAGTCTCATTAAACTCGCTGTTGCTAAAGGGCCCTGACCTTCTGGTGTCGCTCCCGTCTGTAATTTGCAAGTTCCGCGAGAAACGCATCGGATTTGGAGGCGATATCCGGGAAATGTTTTTACAACTACGAATGCGACAATCTTTTCAGTATTTCCAGTGCTTCTTGTTCCAGTTCGATCCTCGTTATCCACCTGAAGTGTACATAGCGGACGTTGCGATGTTCGGAGCAACTTGTTCACCCTGCGTTGCGCAGTATGTGCTACGTGTCAATGCGGATAAATGGGCGAACGAATTCCCTTTGGCGGCGGAGGCGATCAAAAATAAAACCTACATGGACGATTACTACGACAGCGCCGATACTCCTGAAGAAGCGGCAGAATTAGCCGTGCAAGTACGTACCATCCATGCCCACGGAGGATTCGAGATGAGGAACTGGGTTAGCAACAGTGATGAAGTGTTGGAAAAGCTCGGCGAAACTCCGGACAAGGAACCACGTTTGCTGCAATCTGTCCCGGAAGAAAGGTGGGAACGTGTTCTAGGGATGTTGTGGCACCCGGATTCTGATACTTTGACCTTTTCAACCGAACTGGCGTCAGAGTTACTTCCCTTTGTCTCCGATAATAGAAGGCCGACGAAACGCATCGCTCTTAGGATCATTatgagtctttttgatccccttgGCTTGTTAGCACCGTACCTTGTTCACGGACGTACTTTGATCCAAGATCTGTGGAGAAGTGGAGTACAATGGGATGAGGAAATGAAGGACGAGGAGTTTGCCAAATGGACGCGCTGGGTGGAACTGCTACCCGCTATAAGTGAGCTTAGCGTTCCGCGTTGCTACTTCGCCCCGATGGATCCACTGTTTTATCGAACGCTacagcccggataaaaactaaccatagggtgtttggtgaaaaccattcctgcaccatacagtgtaccagctacaataatgtatattgtaatgaaatggttcactaaaagcttcgcacattgtagctactatacatttacattcgatttttatgtaacactatattatactgtttttcttacgtttgaaccattcacttttccgaaacattatttttccgtgcatttttaattatttattcagttttagattttttccgtgctttgttttgttgatctctGTGACTTTTattatgcaaaggaaaggaaagaaaaaagtgaataagttgaaatatcaatttaaagtcaataaaatgtttaaataagtagtaaaccagatgtcttaagaatcgcagatccaagaaatatggcgggctaggtatgtagagtgcgatgagagaaatacgattgacgaactttatctttgacgtagagccatctttaacatatggactggactgaatactgaaagaaattctaatataggttcgtctgtgagttcgcttcttaacctaacttatacttgaatcgaacttgacagttttctaatgagttgttaaatacatacgtgtatttcaaactttagtgaaactggagcctcaatattgcaataacggttaagcacgctgtaatgatacttatgtacctcgtcacccacttcatgcaactacattagtggtctaataacatttagtgcgctcggcatagttccatcatgccgctcaaagtgttgccacaaataatgcttagtttgcgaaacccggttatctggctggtggggcatgggagcctaagcttcaactgttaaggctcaattgaaaatgacaaatgttccagaactaaaaaagcactttttctcaaaatgatccacaaatcaaagaaaataagaatgtccgattgtttatttagtcaattatggcAATCGGACACGcgggttttgttcgctttttcgtcattctggagaaaagtgcttttccagtttcggataatatgcgattctcatttgagccttaatgcaatcagagactactcagacctcgactcagacttagacgtgggggatccaatatatgaagggttatccaaaacgctctggagaattcccaaagcgcattctcataatgctagtaaacCTAAGataccattaacaggaggaaaatgacaagataatataacattacatggtttatgtaatgtaaaccaatacaacataacaaaagagaaccattccaaaaccatttaattaaatgtataaccagtggtgaaactacaattaaaaacaatatatttacggtacattttgttgtttgaaaccatacgtgtaccatacaatgtaccgttcattaaaacccacgtatcagtatttataacaattcatttacaatataatgtatggttttgcaaaaacaaatatatggagaaaaatatttttttatattgttacgatacttaacaacccgtatagtatattgtaaaaatcttattttcaatttactgtatggtgttctacattacattttattgtttttgtatttttatttttacagtggtttctattgtaaaaatatggttttaaatagtactgttacaatacaacgttcggtttttctactgtattttttattcgggagtgTCACGTTTTCACTGACGCCAGCGAAGCCGGCTATGGATGTGCTGTGTACTTCCGCATTAAGGACGATTCCGAACAAGTGCAATGTACATTGGTTATGGCGAAAAGCAAAGTGGCCCCCCTTAAAAACCTGTCGATACCACGGTTAGAATTGGAAGCGGCAGTGTTAGGGTCGAGAATGGTAAACACTGTTCTGTCGAACCATTCTGTACAACCTCGGGACGTGTATTTGTGGACCGATTCATCGACGGTACTCTCGTGGATTCGCTCGGACCATAGACGATACAAACAGTTTGTCGCTCATCGTATCGGAGAGATATTGTCGTTAACACAAGCTGAGAGCTGGCGATGGGTACCATCCAAGGACAACGTTGCCGACTGCCTGACAAAATGGGTACGCGACACCGAACCGGATTCAAATGGTAGATGGTTTAAAGGACCAGCGTTTCTCTACCTTTCTGAAGATGAGTGGCCGCAACAACGAGTGAAGACGAACACAGCCGAAGAGTTGCGGACGAGTTTCGTGTTAGCTCACATCTCGCTGCCCGCCACGACTATAGATGTTTCAAGGATCTCGAAGTGGAGCGTATTACTGCGAACTTTAGCCTACCTATATCGCTTCATCAGCAACTGTCGATTGCGCGTTCTTGGACGGCCAATAGAGACTATCCCAGCAACTATAAACCAAGTGAAATGTCTCAAACGGTCGGTTCCCTCGTGTGGTGTGCCACTGAAGCAAGAAGAGTTCCAGCGAGCAGAGTGCTTTCTATGGAGAACGGCACAAAGCGAATGCTATCCGGATGAAATGCGAACCCTGTTGAAGAACCGCGATCAGCCTGTCGCGGAACGGAAGTCCATCGAAAAGAGCAGCCCGCTGTATAAACTGTCACCGTTCGCCGACGAATACGGAATCGTTCGAATGGAAGGAAGGACAGCTGCCGCTGCCCACGCGAACTTTGACGTGAGGTTCCCTATAATACTCCCCAGGGACAATCAGATTACCCAGCTACTGTTGGAGTTCTACCATCATCAATGCGGCCACGCGAACACAGAAACGGTCGTTAACGAAGTTCGTCAACGCTTCGAGATATCGCGTCTACGCTCGGCTGTTGGAAACGTTAGCCGGAATTGTATCGCTTGCAAGGTACGCAAGTGTAAACCGTTTCCTCCTCGAATGGCACCTTTACCCGAACACCGATTGACTCCGAACGTCCGACCCTTTAGTTACGTTGGCATCGATTACATGGGCCCATTGGAAGTGACCGTTGGTCGGCGCAGAGAAAAGCGATACGTAGCGGTTTTCACTTGCCTCGTGGACGCGGATCTCCTGTTCAAATCTTCTCGGACAATGGCACTAACTTTGTGGGTGCCAGCCGAGAACTACAAAAGCAAATAGCTCTTGGTTGCGCCGGTACTTTCACTGATGCGCGAACCAAATGGTCCTTCAATCCTCCCTCCGCTCCACACATGGGCGGAGTGTGGGAACGAATGGTGCGGAGCGTAAAAGAAGGCATGACTACGTTGGACGATGGGCGCAAATTGACCGATGAAATATTGTGGACAACGCTTGTCGAAGTAGAGGGGTTGATTAACTCCCGACCGCTCACCTACATGCCGCAGGAGATGAATAATTCCGAAGCCTTGACTCCAAATCATTTTATATTCGGATGTTCGTCTGGTGCGCACGAGCCTATGGAACCGCCGGTCGATCTAGGATGTGTCCTGCGGAGTAGCTTCCTAAGATCTCAGCATCTAGCGAACGACGTCTGGGAGCGATGGTCGAAAGAGTATCTTCCAACTATCAACAGGAGGACTAAGTGGCTGGATGAAGTCAGGTCTCTGAAGGTCGGCGACCTCGTCTATGTGGCAGAAGGCAAGCGAAGATCGTGGACGAGAGGTATTGTAGATGAAATAATTTCTGGCAAGGATGGCAGAGTTCGACAAGTGATTGTGCGGACAACAACCGTTAAGTTGAAGCGTCCAGTTGTAAAGTTGGCGATGATGGAACATGGTGGATCAACGGTGGACCCTCCCCTCGATCCACGGGGCGGGGGATGTTCTGGCAGCACGGACAACGACAAGCCGTCAGTGTCGACGACAGAATATGTTCGAAACTGATTGTCATCCAGACAATAGCCAGAGAAGCAGATGCATGGCGAATGAATTGCTAAAGCTGTTTCCATGAAATTGTGAATTGAAAAATACGAATATTTTGTGAGATTAATCAGATTAAATATTATTAGGATTGTTTCGGACTAATGTGTGCTAGACACGGTTGCATATGGTGATTTTGTGAAATCGTAGCACAACCTATGTGAGTGCAAGCAGACTTTCTAATTTGGGTATTGGGAGTAGGTTATGCTAATTACATGATCCATATTGTAGGTCCGATTACTAGATCAAGTCCCACTTCTGAACCCACTGTAGCATAATTCCCTCTGCGTCACCGTAGTAAATAGCACAGGTAAAGAGTATTACCCAGATGATTACATAATACTGTATTAAATAGGATTACCATTACTTGGTTGTTGTTTAGGTGGTGAATAGTAATTCCTCCGCGTCGGCTAGAGTCCTGAGCCGGTAAGGAAAGACAAAATGTATGTACGATATGAATTCCTTTAAAACATGAAAATAAAAGTTGCATTTCTTTTAGCTTTGAGCTGCGCAAATTGAAGCCTGCTGCGAGATTTTTTCCTCTACCAACAGCCCTAATTGCACTATTTTATATAGGGCAAAAcataaaaaagggcaaaatgggacatTTCCCGTGGTCTGCACAAAACGAGACCACCGCCATTCGATTCTTTGTATTTTTATACATAGAAATGGGACTTTAATGcttataacaataaatattattgcttgtattattgttgcttggtcCAAGCAGCTTGGaccatgtttgtataatcaaatacaaaatcacttgacatatttttttatagttttcgttttaaatttgagtacagtagatgtctcggttatcgaatgttattcgctaaaacttcaacgactgacagacatcaagccgtgttggctctcaatgaataactgaggaagtaccgtgatttcgggtgaaattgaatcagtggggtgaaattgatcgacgtgaggacagtttttatttgtcaaaaataaagcttcgaACTaaaataatttgtagaaaatgaccatcatctggctcaagggttattgaatgataagattacatgttttacaactaattagtcacatatttctgtattaaatttaatattttccgaaactgcgtgtttggcgacccaagtaaccacagtgctgaagccttattacatgcagatatacggtgtatttagtgcaatcattactttacatgcaaacttaaggttgatttaaagtggaagtgggcaattatagaatcaaattaggattatactggtataatcttgaagcagtcgcataattgcccatttccactttaaatcaactttaagtttgcatgtaaagtaatgattgctctaagtacaccgtatatctgcatgcaataaggcttcagcaccgtggttacttgggcaatcaactcagctcgacgaattgagcaaatgtctgtatgtgcgtgtgtgtgtgtgtgtgtatatgtgtgtgtgtatgtatgttacaaaaaatgtcactcacggttctcagccgtctgttgaccgatttgagttctcttggaagcaaatgaaagctactacatcctagtagaacgctattgaattttattttgattggacgtttggttaccgagatatctctcgaagagtacttatgagtcatacatttaaactttttaagatttttgaccaagtgtatcataatgaatatttcggccgtttgtcaatcgatttgggttctcttggcaccaagtgaaagctacagcatcctggtagatcgcccagaaattttatttcgattggacatttggttacagagatatctttcgaagagtatttataggatttatacaactaaacctttagagatttttgaccaagtgcatcataataaatatattttagccgtctgtcaaccgatttcggttatccgagcaccaaacgaaagctacaacattctagtagaaccctattaaatttcattaggattggacatttggttaccgagatatctttcaaagagtacttgggagtaatacaggttaactttttgagagatttttgaccaagggtaccataataaatatctcagccgtctgtcaaccgatttgg includes:
- the LOC134290275 gene encoding uncharacterized protein LOC134290275, which translates into the protein MEWARFKRAYSEPTLQHFGMFMEEIVDDASEVTIATQQKSCGGRVDKDKPKERGHVYSHEDTSGVQNHVPERQPCPICGKTDHRVRNCERFQQLGVEARLKAVERCKLCEVCLFDHGQWRCRSRIRCNVAQCRARHNPLLHRPTQEPRQRQLRASECNTHERTQRSVLFRIIPVTLFNGNTKCETFAFLDEGSSLTLIETSLARQLGVTGVPEPLELRWTASVMRNEKDSKRVDLEISGKGLPRRFVLKNAHTVEELNLPNQSLMLGVLSERFAHLRNLPISSYSEATPRILLGLENLSLFAPLDSCVGRPGEPIAVKSLLGWSIYGPDGNGHSKKGFLNVHQCNCDSDRELNDLVRQQFILEESLTRQTPILESAEEKRARDILESTTKFVDGRYETALLWKTDDVEVPDSLPMAMKRLKSFEAQLAKNSSLRDSVNQQIIDYIQKGYIHKATEAELVEISSRQVWYLPLGLVTHPKKQKKRLVWDGRAQVNGVSLNSLLLKGPDLLVSLPSVICKFREKRIGFGGDIREMFLQLRMRQSFQYFQCFLFQFDPRYPPEVYIADVAMFGATCSPCVAQYVLRVNADKWANEFPLAAEAIKNKTYMDDYYDSADTPEEAAELAVQVRTIHAHGGFEMRNWVSNSDEVLEKLGETPDKEPRLLQSVPEERWERVLGMLWHPDSDTLTFSTELASELLPFVSDNRRPTKRIALRIIMSLFDPLGLLAPYLVHGRTLIQDLWRSGVQWDEEMKDEEFAKWTRWVELLPAISELSVPRCYFAPMDPLFYRTLQPG
- the LOC134290279 gene encoding uncharacterized protein LOC134290279, yielding MVNTVLSNHSVQPRDVYLWTDSSTVLSWIRSDHRRYKQFVAHRIGEILSLTQAESWRWVPSKDNVADCLTKWVRDTEPDSNGRWFKGPAFLYLSEDEWPQQRVKTNTAEELRTSFVLAHISLPATTIDVSRISKWSVLLRTLAYLYRFISNCRLRVLGRPIETIPATINQVKCLKRSVPSCGVPLKQEEFQRAECFLWRTAQSECYPDEMRTLLKNRDQPVAERKSIEKSSPLYKLSPFADEYGIVRMEGRTAAAAHANFDVRFPIILPRDNQITQLLLEFYHHQCGHANTETVVNEVRQRFEISRLRSAVGNVSRNCIACKVRKCKPFPPRMAPLPEHRLTPNVRPFSYVGIDYMGPLEVTVGRRREKRYVAVFTCLVDADLLFKSSRTMALTLWVPAENYKSK